A single genomic interval of Malania oleifera isolate guangnan ecotype guangnan chromosome 13, ASM2987363v1, whole genome shotgun sequence harbors:
- the LOC131145825 gene encoding pectate lyase-like: MMKGGVKIWGLLLLALVAMLMGKVRGDIADFDEVWQKRAEEAQKAALEAYEPNPLDTTDHFNEHVHKATEGGNSTRRNLRKHKGPCMATNPIDRCWRCNKNWAANRKRLAGCVLGFGRKTRGGKRGHYYVVTDNSDGDMVNPKPGTLRHAVIQDGPLWIIFARNMVIRLSEELLVTSNKTIDGRGANVHIAYGAGITIQYVNNVIIHGIHIHDINAGGGGLIRDSVHHYGFRTASDGDGISIYGSTHVWIDHVSMSNCKDGLIDAIMGSTAITISNCHFTHHNEVMLFGASDGYSGDQIMQITVAFNHFGRGLVQRMPRCRWGFFHVVNNDYTHWLMYAMGGSQHPTILSQGNRFIAPPDEFAKEVTKRDYAPESVWKSWTWRSEGDLMMNGAFFVESGNPKVSFPFSKKDVIKAKPGTFVTRLTRFAGTLDCIPGRPC, from the exons atGATGAAAGGTGGGGTGAAGATTTGGGGGTTGCTTTTGCTCGCATTGGTTGCGATGCTAATGGGAAAGGTGAGGGGTGACATTGCAGACTTCGATGAGGTTTGGCagaagagggcagaggaggcacAGAAGGCAGCGCTCGAGGCTTACGAGCCCAACCCCCTTGACACTACTGACCATTTCAATGAGCACGTCCACAA GGCAACAGAGGGTGGAAACAGCACAAGAAGAAACTTACGTAAACACAAGGGGCCGTGCATGGCAACGAACCCCATCGACCGGTGCTGGCGGTGCAACAAGAACTGGGCCGCCAACCGCAAGCGCCTTGCCGGCTGCGTCCTCGGCTTCGGCCGCAAGACCCGCGGCGGCAAGCGCGGCCACTACTACGTCGTCACCGATAACTCCGACGGCGACATGGTCAACCCGAAGCCCGGAACCCTCCGCCACGCCGTCATCCAGGACGGTCCTCTCTGGATCATCTTCGCCCGCAACATGGTCATCCGCCTCAGCGAAGAGCTCCTCGTCACCAGCAACAAGACCATCGACGGCCGCGGGGCCAACGTCCACATCGCCTACGGCGCTGGCATAACCATCCAGTACGTGAACAATGTCATCATCCACGGTATCCACATCCACGACATCAACGCCGGCGGCGGAGGCCTCATTAGGGACTCCGTGCATCACTACGGGTTTCGGACGGCCAGTGACGGCGACGGCATCTCCATCTATGGGTCAACCCACGTCTGGATCGATCACGTGTCCATGTCCAATTGCAAAGATGGACTCATCGATGCCATCATGGGCTCTACTGCCATCACCATCTCCAATTGCCACTTTACCCATCACAATGAG GTGATGCTGTTTGGGGCGAGCGACGGGTACTCCGGCGACCAAATAATGCAAATAACGGTGGCGTTCAACCACTTCGGGAGGGGATTGGTGCAGAGGATGCCGAGGTGCCGATGGGGGTTCTTCCATGTGGTTAACAATGACTACACTCACTGGCTCATGTACGCCATGGGAGGGAGCCAACACCCCACAATCCTCAGCCAAGGCAACCGGTTCATTGCTCCTCCTGATGAATTCGCTAAAGAG GTGACGAAGAGGGATTATGCACCAGAGAGCGTGTGGAAGTCGTGGACATGGAGGTCGGAGGGAGATCTAATGATGAACGGAGCCTTCTTCGTGGAATCAGGAAATCCGAAAGTGAGCTTCCCTTTCTCCAAGAAGGATGTGATCAAGGCAAAGCCTGGCACCTTCGTCACTAGACTCACTCGCTTTGCCGGTACTCTTGATTGCATACCAGGTCGCCCATGTTAA